From one Rosa rugosa chromosome 4, drRosRugo1.1, whole genome shotgun sequence genomic stretch:
- the LOC133742386 gene encoding pentatricopeptide repeat-containing protein At5g50990, with the protein MARMIHSGVHGAKKLLNRSADSRAVIHSTTPQLKKLPFTTSNGGPAATDREHQTLHHVLKSCKLTLDSATAIQTHARIITRGYGTYPSLLASLLAVYKRCGCVTLATQLVDHIFNCANGINFLNLVIESLMRNGECDIAKRVFRKVPCPDLVTWNTVIGGCVRNERFQEALGLFWKLLSSDLEPDGFSFSSVITACARLGALHNAQRVHCLMMKKRIELNFILSAALIDMYSKCGRVQTAREIFGAVQHNDVSVWNAMINGLAIHGLALDAIEIFSEMEMDNVLPDSITFVALLKACGHCNLVEEGRKHFDLMTRRYSIQPEIEHYGAMVDLLGRAGLLEEAYATIKAMEVEPDVVIWRALLSACRTHKNPELGEVAIANISRPKSGDYVLLSNTYCSIKRWDSAERVREMMKKQRVRKNQGKSWLELEGMIHQFRAADQTHPEIKSIYRVLEALIQRTKSEGFMPVTELVLMDVSEEEKEGNLNCHSEKLALAYGILKTSPGTEIRISKNLRICHDCHCWIKMVSRLLNRVIIVRDRIRFHHFEGGMCSCGEYW; encoded by the exons ATGGCGAGGATGATACATAGCGGAGTACATGGGGCGAAGAAGCTTCTGAACCGCTCCGCCGACTCACGCGCCGTCATCCATTCGACGACGCCGCAGCTGAAGAAGCTACCCTTTACCACCTCCAACGGCGGCCCAGCAGCCACAGATAGAG AACATCAAACACTCCACCATGTTCTTAAATCCTGCAAACTCACTTTGGATTCCGCAACTGCAATTCAAACCCATGCTAGAATCATTACACGTGGATATGGCACATACCCTTCTCTCCTTGCTTCCCTTCTAGCTGTTTATAAGCGCTGTGGTTGTGTCACTCTTGCTACTCAACTTGtcgatcacattttcaattGTGCTAATGGTATCAACTTTTTGAATCTCGTTATCGAAAGCCTAATGAGGAATGGGGAATGTGACATTGCCAAGAGGGTGTTCCGAAAAGTCCCTTGCCCGGATTTAGTAACTTGGAACACTGTCATTGGAGGTTGTGTTCGAAATGAGCGTTTTCAGGAGGCATTGGGGTTGTTCTGGAAGCTGTTGAGCTCGGATTTGGAACCGGATGGGTTCTCGTTTTCGTCTGTTATCACTGCATGCGCCCGGCTTGGAGCGCTGCATAATGCGCAGAGGGTGCATtgtctgatgatgaagaagagaatTGAGCTGAATTTTATTCTGAGTGCAGCTCTTATAGACATGTACTCAAAGTGTGGTAGAGTGCAGACTGCTAGAGAGATTTTTGGTGCTGTCCAGCATAAtgatgtctcggtttggaatgcgatgattaatggattggCGATTCACGGGCTTGCTTTGGATGCAATcgagatattctcagagatggagatggatAATGTGTTACCTGATTCAATAACTTTTGTTGCCCTTCTGAAAGCTTGTGGTCATTGTAACTTGGTGGAAGAGGGTCGCAAGCACTTTGATTTGATGACACGTCGGTACTCAATTCAGCCAGAAATTGAGCATTACGGAGCCATGGTTGATCTCTTGGGTAGAGCTGGGCTTCTAGAAGAGGCTTATGCAACTATAAAGGCCATGGAAGTGGAGCCGGATGTTGTTATATGGAGGGCACTTCTCAGTGCCTGTAGGACTCATAAAAATCCAGAACTTGGAGAAGTTGCCATTGCCAATATATCCCGTCCCAAGAGTGGAGATTATGTGTTGCTTTCAAATACTTATTGCTCTATAAAGAGGTGGGATAGTGCAGAGAGAGTGCGAGAAATGATGAAGAAACAGAGAGTTCGTAAAAATCAAGGGAAGAGTTGGCTTGAGTTGGAAGGTATGATCCACCAATTCAGGGCTGCTGATCAGACACACCCCGAAATCAAATCAATATACAGAGTGTTGGAAGCATTGATCCAGCGGACCAAGTCGGAGGGCTTTATGCCTGTGACAGAGTTGGTTTTGATGGATGTATCCGAAGAGGAAAAAGAGGGAAATTTGAATTGTCACAGTGAAAAGCTGGCGTTGGCCTATGGAATCCTAAAAACAAGTCCTGGAACAGAAATCAGGATCTCAAAAAACCTTCGGATCTGTCATGATTGTCATTGCTGGATAAAAATGGTTTCAAGACTACTCAATAGAGTGATCATTGTGAGGGATAGGATTCGTTTTCACCACTTTGAAGGTGGTATGTGTTCTTGTGGAGAGTATTGGTAG